From Paraburkholderia sabiae, a single genomic window includes:
- a CDS encoding HAL/PAL/TAL family ammonia-lyase: MAVIRTERPLNWRELAAVAAGEPLVLSEAARARVTAARVLVEQIVERGIRAYGVNTGVGALCDVIVSPSEQRALSRNILMSHAVGVGAALGVAETRAIMAAAVNNFAHGHSGVRLEIVDQLVALLDAGYIPEVPAFGSVGYLSHMAHIALVCIGEGHVRHGSERISGRDALRQLGREPLVLEAKEGLSLINGTPCVTGLAALALARAERVLDWTDAIAAMSFENLRGQLAAFDPDSLALRVSPGLNLVGERMRNALAESGILASVVGQRTQDPLSMRTIPHVHGAARDVLDATAEVVNRELASITDNPIVAGTPDAPRVYSQAHAVGASIALAMDSLATAIAQVAAMAERRLDRLVNPLVSGLPAFLAEPGGTCSGFMIAQYTAASLVAQNRRLAAPASLDGGITSGLQEDHLCHATPAALKALEIVDNTGRIVAIELLAAAQAYDLQPVDAPRAPHTDGLWRRVRAIVPTYRDDRPLADDMAAAFRMIGEAAPPLPPASGNVPSATTHGDHAGFAAHAANDPTGAAQQAPQSAA; this comes from the coding sequence ATGGCTGTCATCCGAACCGAGCGTCCCCTGAACTGGCGCGAACTGGCCGCGGTTGCGGCCGGCGAGCCGCTCGTCTTGTCCGAAGCCGCGCGCGCACGTGTCACGGCGGCGCGCGTGCTGGTCGAGCAGATCGTCGAGCGCGGCATTCGCGCGTATGGCGTGAATACGGGTGTCGGCGCGCTGTGCGATGTGATCGTGTCGCCGTCGGAGCAGCGCGCGCTGTCGCGCAACATTCTGATGAGCCATGCGGTCGGTGTCGGCGCGGCGCTCGGCGTCGCGGAAACGCGCGCGATCATGGCGGCCGCCGTCAACAACTTCGCGCATGGACATTCGGGCGTGCGGCTCGAGATCGTAGATCAGCTCGTCGCGTTGCTCGATGCAGGTTATATCCCCGAAGTGCCCGCGTTCGGTTCTGTGGGTTATCTGAGCCATATGGCGCATATCGCGCTGGTGTGCATCGGCGAAGGTCATGTGCGCCACGGCAGCGAACGGATCAGCGGACGCGATGCACTGAGACAGCTCGGACGTGAACCGCTCGTGCTCGAAGCGAAGGAAGGTCTGAGCCTCATCAACGGTACGCCGTGCGTGACGGGACTTGCAGCGCTCGCGTTGGCGCGCGCCGAACGCGTGCTCGACTGGACCGATGCAATTGCCGCGATGAGCTTCGAAAATCTGCGCGGCCAACTCGCTGCATTCGATCCCGATTCACTCGCATTGCGCGTGTCACCAGGGTTGAATCTCGTCGGTGAACGCATGCGTAACGCGCTTGCCGAGAGCGGGATTCTTGCATCGGTGGTCGGGCAGCGCACGCAGGACCCGCTGTCGATGCGCACGATTCCGCACGTGCACGGCGCGGCGCGCGACGTGCTCGATGCAACCGCCGAAGTTGTGAATCGCGAACTCGCGTCGATCACCGACAACCCGATCGTCGCGGGCACGCCGGATGCGCCGCGTGTGTATTCGCAAGCGCATGCAGTGGGCGCCTCGATCGCACTCGCGATGGACAGTCTCGCGACAGCCATCGCGCAGGTCGCAGCGATGGCCGAACGGCGTCTCGACCGGCTCGTCAATCCGCTTGTGAGCGGCTTGCCCGCGTTTCTCGCGGAGCCGGGCGGCACGTGTTCCGGCTTCATGATCGCGCAGTACACGGCGGCATCGCTCGTCGCGCAGAACCGGCGCCTCGCCGCGCCCGCGAGTCTGGATGGCGGCATCACGTCGGGCTTGCAGGAAGATCATCTGTGTCACGCGACGCCCGCCGCGCTGAAGGCGCTGGAGATCGTCGACAACACGGGCCGCATCGTCGCGATCGAACTGCTGGCCGCCGCGCAGGCGTACGACCTGCAACCCGTCGATGCGCCGCGCGCGCCGCATACGGACGGGTTGTGGCGTCGCGTGCGCGCGATCGTGCCGACGTATCGCGACGATCGTCCGCTCGCCGACGACATGGCCGCTGCGTTCCGCATGATCGGCGAAGCCGCGCCACCGTTGCCGCCTGCGTCGGGCAACGTGCCGTCAGCGACCACGCACGGCGATCATGCGGGCTTCGCCGCGCATGCCGCGAACGATCCGACAGGCGCTGCACAGCAAGCGCCGCAATCGGCTGCATAA
- the hutC gene encoding histidine utilization repressor, translated as MTINGHMETTEHHSAGARTTPGKAMPAYEQIKRYVIAQIEEGVWKPGGLIPSEAELVKEFGVARMTVSRALRELTTERVLTRVQGSGTYVAPQRYESTVLEIRNIADEIAARGHRHSARVLTLESSDDPLALDALVLTKGPVFHSRIVHNEESEPIQYEDRYVNPRVFPDYLNQDFTIETPNHYMVRLAPIQRAEFRIYAQKPNAHVRRHLMMEIGEPCLMLQRRTWVGEHVATSVQLWHPASRFHLAGNV; from the coding sequence ATGACGATAAACGGGCACATGGAGACTACCGAACATCATTCCGCCGGCGCACGCACGACGCCGGGCAAGGCGATGCCCGCGTACGAGCAGATCAAGCGCTATGTGATCGCGCAGATTGAAGAGGGCGTGTGGAAACCGGGCGGACTGATTCCTTCGGAAGCGGAACTGGTTAAGGAATTCGGCGTCGCGCGCATGACAGTGTCGCGTGCGCTGCGTGAATTGACGACGGAACGCGTGCTCACGCGCGTGCAAGGCTCGGGCACGTATGTCGCGCCGCAACGGTATGAATCGACGGTGCTCGAAATCCGCAACATCGCCGATGAAATCGCCGCGCGCGGTCATCGGCATTCGGCGCGCGTGCTGACACTCGAATCAAGCGACGATCCGCTCGCACTCGATGCGCTGGTGCTCACCAAAGGTCCTGTGTTCCACTCGCGCATCGTGCACAACGAAGAGAGCGAGCCGATCCAGTATGAAGACCGTTATGTGAATCCGCGCGTGTTTCCTGATTATCTGAATCAGGACTTCACGATCGAAACGCCGAATCACTACATGGTGCGTCTCGCGCCGATCCAGCGCGCCGAGTTTCGCATCTACGCGCAGAAGCCGAACGCACACGTGCGCCGTCACTTGATGATGGAGATCGGCGAACCTTGCCTGATGCTGCAGCGTCGGACGTGGGTCGGCGAACATGTCGCGACGTCGGTACAGCTGTGGCATCCGGCGTCACGGTTTCATCTGGCCGGGAACGTCTAG
- the hutC gene encoding histidine utilization repressor: MTADTADGAQPAARYEQVKQYIRNTIESGERRAGDRIPSELDLVESLGVSRMTVNRALRELTHEGLLTRVSGVGTFVAETKPQSTLLMIAHIGDEIRSRGHEYSYQTVLSQREVAPVNVSNALGLPPGASVFHVICVHRENGLPVQLEDRYVNPAIAPDFIEQDFSTIRPSEYLFSVVPAHDVEHVVDAGLPSRAEAELLQIAPEEPCLTLMRRTWTSGVAVTFARFVHPGTRYRLGCRFVPDTSQRQG, encoded by the coding sequence ATGACGGCGGACACAGCAGACGGAGCGCAACCCGCCGCGCGCTACGAACAGGTCAAGCAGTACATCCGCAACACGATCGAATCAGGCGAACGCCGCGCCGGCGATCGCATTCCATCGGAACTCGATCTCGTCGAATCGCTTGGCGTGTCGAGAATGACGGTGAACCGCGCGTTGCGCGAACTCACGCATGAAGGACTGTTGACGCGCGTGTCGGGTGTCGGCACGTTCGTCGCTGAAACCAAGCCGCAATCCACGCTGCTGATGATCGCGCATATCGGCGACGAGATCCGCTCGCGCGGCCACGAATACAGCTATCAGACCGTGCTGTCGCAACGCGAAGTGGCGCCCGTCAATGTGTCGAATGCGTTAGGGCTACCGCCGGGGGCGTCGGTGTTCCATGTGATCTGCGTGCATCGCGAGAATGGCTTGCCCGTGCAACTCGAAGACCGTTACGTGAATCCCGCCATCGCGCCGGATTTCATCGAACAGGATTTTTCGACGATACGCCCTTCGGAATATCTGTTCAGCGTCGTGCCCGCACACGATGTCGAGCATGTCGTCGATGCCGGTCTGCCGAGTCGCGCGGAAGCCGAACTGTTGCAGATCGCACCCGAAGAACCGTGCCTCACGCTGATGCGCCGCACGTGGACGAGCGGTGTCGCGGTGACGTTCGCGCGCTTCGTGCATCCGGGCACGAGGTACCGGCTGGGATGCCGGTTCGTGCCGGATACATCGCAGCGGCAGGGATAA
- a CDS encoding amino acid ABC transporter ATP-binding protein, translated as MNAPVDMPASSTLASMQTSRAPLIEVRDLRKRFGDNEVLRGVDLDINRSEVVCIIGPSGSGKSTLLRCLAALETYDQGDVRIEGELLGYTERNGKRVRSSQGEINRVRRNVGMVFQQFNLWPHMTALGNVMEALLRVRNLSRDEAKQRANAMLETVGLAHKGDAYPAKLSGGQQQRVAIARALAMEPHIMLFDEPTSALDPELVGEVLQVMKQLARDGMTMAVVTHEMGFAAQVADKVVFIDQGRIAVQGKPQDVFHDANQPRLRQFLQNYFDRNAFWSRGADSADPV; from the coding sequence ATGAATGCACCCGTCGACATGCCCGCTTCTTCCACTCTCGCGTCGATGCAAACCAGCCGGGCACCGCTGATCGAAGTACGCGATCTGCGCAAGCGCTTCGGCGACAACGAAGTGCTGCGCGGCGTCGATCTCGACATCAACCGCTCGGAAGTGGTCTGCATCATCGGACCGTCGGGCTCGGGCAAGAGCACGCTGCTGCGCTGCCTCGCCGCTTTGGAAACGTACGATCAGGGCGACGTGCGTATCGAAGGCGAGCTGCTCGGCTATACGGAGCGCAACGGCAAACGCGTGCGTTCGTCGCAGGGCGAGATTAACCGCGTGCGCCGCAACGTCGGCATGGTGTTTCAGCAGTTCAATCTGTGGCCGCATATGACGGCGCTCGGCAACGTGATGGAAGCGCTGCTCCGCGTGCGCAATCTGTCGCGCGACGAGGCGAAGCAACGCGCCAATGCGATGCTCGAAACCGTGGGTCTTGCGCACAAGGGCGATGCGTATCCGGCGAAACTCTCGGGCGGTCAGCAGCAGCGCGTGGCGATTGCACGCGCGCTCGCGATGGAACCGCACATCATGCTCTTCGACGAGCCCACTTCCGCGCTCGATCCGGAACTCGTCGGCGAAGTGCTGCAGGTGATGAAGCAGCTTGCGCGCGACGGCATGACAATGGCCGTCGTCACGCATGAAATGGGTTTCGCCGCGCAGGTCGCCGATAAAGTCGTGTTCATCGATCAGGGACGTATCGCTGTGCAAGGCAAGCCGCAGGATGTCTTTCACGATGCGAACCAGCCGCGTCTACGGCAGTTCCTGCAAAACTACTTCGACCGCAACGCGTTCTGGTCACGCGGCGCGGACAGCGCGGACCCGGTATGA
- a CDS encoding amino acid ABC transporter permease yields the protein MQQFDPTVITHNLQPIAAGLATTLGTWIVGVVIGLLIGFLIAVLQLFCGRWARGILRVYIELFRGTPFLVQLFLLYYGGPSIGLTLEPLTAGVLGLGLYGSAYFAEAFRSGFQSIPRGHLEAASCLGLTRWQAVLRIQVPQMLVLIVPALTNLIIVLSKETAVLSIVTVPELTFVLTGIGSATFAFVETLLVLCVCYLALVELTSRAGMWAEARIARFMA from the coding sequence ATGCAGCAATTCGATCCCACCGTCATTACGCACAATCTGCAGCCGATCGCAGCCGGTCTCGCGACGACGCTCGGCACGTGGATCGTCGGCGTCGTGATCGGCCTGCTGATCGGCTTCCTGATCGCCGTGCTGCAGCTCTTTTGCGGACGCTGGGCGCGCGGCATTCTGCGCGTGTATATCGAGCTGTTTCGCGGCACGCCGTTTCTCGTGCAGCTCTTTCTGCTCTACTACGGCGGACCGTCCATCGGCCTCACGCTCGAACCGTTGACCGCCGGTGTGCTCGGTCTCGGCCTGTATGGCAGCGCCTATTTCGCGGAAGCGTTCCGCTCCGGTTTTCAATCGATCCCGCGCGGTCATCTCGAAGCCGCGTCGTGTCTTGGGCTCACACGCTGGCAAGCCGTGCTGCGCATTCAGGTGCCGCAGATGCTCGTGCTGATCGTGCCCGCACTCACTAACCTGATCATCGTGCTCAGCAAGGAAACAGCCGTGCTGTCGATCGTCACCGTGCCCGAACTCACGTTCGTGCTGACGGGCATCGGCTCGGCCACCTTCGCGTTCGTCGAAACGCTGCTTGTTTTGTGCGTGTGCTATCTCGCGCTCGTCGAGCTCACGTCGCGCGCCGGCATGTGGGCGGAAGCGCGCATCGCCCGCTTCATGGCCTGA
- a CDS encoding amino acid ABC transporter permease, with translation MFSAHVFAQGFPLLLQAALATIGISLTGLVIGFFVGIGVCSARLSSNGFAQRFGGAYVFFFRGVPMLVQLLLVYYLLPFVGINVSPIVAAISTVSLCSASYIAEILRGGFMNIPPGQMEAARMLGLSPIDMLRRIQVPQAFRMTLPSLVNEMVLLIKASSLISVVGVAEITRTAQNIAASTYRPLEAYLAAGLIYFVICGALALVAHAAEHRLMHT, from the coding sequence ATGTTCAGCGCCCACGTTTTCGCTCAAGGTTTTCCGCTGCTGCTCCAAGCCGCGCTCGCGACCATCGGCATTTCGCTGACGGGACTCGTGATCGGCTTCTTCGTCGGGATCGGCGTGTGCTCGGCGCGGCTGTCGTCGAATGGGTTTGCGCAACGCTTCGGCGGCGCATACGTGTTCTTCTTTCGCGGCGTGCCGATGCTCGTGCAACTGCTGCTCGTCTATTACCTGCTGCCGTTTGTCGGCATCAACGTGTCGCCCATCGTTGCCGCGATCAGCACGGTGTCGCTGTGTTCCGCTTCGTATATCGCGGAAATTCTGCGCGGCGGCTTCATGAACATTCCGCCCGGACAGATGGAAGCCGCGCGCATGCTGGGTCTTTCCCCCATCGACATGCTGCGTCGCATTCAGGTGCCGCAAGCGTTCCGCATGACGCTGCCATCGCTCGTCAACGAAATGGTGCTATTGATCAAGGCGTCGTCGCTGATTTCGGTAGTCGGCGTGGCCGAGATTACGCGCACTGCGCAGAACATCGCGGCCAGCACCTACCGGCCGCTCGAAGCGTATCTCGCGGCGGGCCTCATCTACTTCGTGATCTGCGGCGCGCTGGCACTCGTTGCGCACGCCGCCGAACATCGGCTGATGCACACCTGA
- a CDS encoding transporter substrate-binding domain-containing protein, with amino-acid sequence MGIFAGWKCRLAMVAFCAAASVASVSAHAEDQLAKVKKAGELVVGTEMQFAPFDFLENGQQAGFNKDLFAEVGKELGVKVRFIDLPWPSVLPGLEAGKFDMVGGPLTVTKARMERYTYTLPVADATDAFLKRANDTSIKQSSDVVGKTVGAGKGSAQLDQLKAYIATLPKQPEVREYVDNNQAYADLAAGRIAAVANSMTNIAYVAKQRPETFAVVTPPFGAKVYFAYCLRKDADSKPLADAFNAAIVKMHNDGRLASLQKKWFGVAMDAPTTMPTPNY; translated from the coding sequence ATGGGTATCTTTGCAGGCTGGAAGTGTCGTCTCGCGATGGTGGCGTTCTGCGCCGCCGCATCCGTTGCCAGCGTCAGCGCACACGCGGAAGACCAACTCGCGAAGGTCAAGAAAGCGGGCGAGCTTGTCGTCGGCACGGAAATGCAGTTCGCGCCGTTCGACTTTCTCGAGAACGGCCAGCAGGCAGGCTTCAACAAGGACCTGTTCGCCGAAGTCGGCAAAGAACTCGGCGTGAAGGTGCGCTTCATCGATCTGCCCTGGCCGAGCGTGCTGCCCGGCCTCGAAGCGGGCAAGTTCGATATGGTCGGCGGCCCGCTCACCGTGACGAAGGCGCGCATGGAACGCTACACGTACACGCTGCCCGTCGCCGATGCCACCGACGCGTTCCTCAAGCGTGCGAACGATACGTCCATCAAGCAATCGTCGGATGTCGTCGGCAAAACGGTCGGTGCGGGTAAAGGTTCGGCACAGCTCGATCAGCTGAAGGCCTACATCGCCACGCTGCCGAAGCAGCCCGAAGTGCGCGAATACGTCGACAACAACCAGGCATATGCGGACCTCGCAGCGGGCCGCATCGCCGCCGTCGCCAACTCGATGACGAACATCGCGTACGTCGCGAAGCAGCGTCCCGAGACATTCGCCGTCGTCACGCCGCCGTTCGGCGCGAAGGTGTACTTCGCGTACTGCCTGCGCAAAGACGCGGACAGCAAACCGCTCGCCGATGCGTTCAACGCCGCGATCGTGAAGATGCACAACGACGGCCGTCTCGCGTCCTTGCAGAAGAAGTGGTTCGGCGTCGCGATGGACGCGCCCACTACGATGCCCACGCCCAACTACTGA
- a CDS encoding isopenicillin N synthase family dioxygenase, translating to MPATSASTTAATTRIPIIDLAGVRSGDRDALARAGREIRDACTTIGFFYIVNHGVPQAAIDRAEQAARKFFAYPVETKRRAAVNHRHRGFNALGDATMYQAKRPDYKEFYSIGLELPEDDPDVLAGQALRGPNNWPDFMPELQPALYGYYEEVGACGADLLRAVATGLGVSEDFFASRYTKRMQRTQMVYYPPQPPQSDEEQFGVAPHTDYGCITLLWQDRVGGLQVREIANDTWIEAPPIEGSFVVNVGDLLARWTNDRFRSTLHRVINASGRERYSIATFYDPTYTSTVDPRDLGTADGDSKYEPVAAGDYILGRINSSMGYRKKLATAQGTT from the coding sequence ATGCCGGCAACGAGCGCATCTACTACGGCGGCCACGACGCGCATTCCCATCATCGATCTGGCCGGCGTGCGCAGCGGCGACCGAGATGCGCTCGCACGCGCGGGCCGCGAAATACGCGATGCGTGCACGACGATCGGCTTCTTCTACATCGTCAATCATGGCGTGCCGCAAGCGGCCATCGATCGCGCGGAACAGGCGGCGCGCAAGTTCTTTGCGTATCCCGTCGAAACGAAGCGGCGCGCGGCCGTGAATCACCGGCATCGCGGCTTCAATGCGCTCGGCGATGCGACGATGTATCAGGCGAAGCGTCCTGACTACAAGGAGTTCTACAGCATCGGTCTCGAGTTGCCCGAGGACGATCCCGATGTGCTCGCAGGACAGGCGCTGCGTGGGCCGAACAACTGGCCGGATTTCATGCCCGAGTTGCAGCCCGCGTTGTACGGCTATTACGAGGAAGTGGGCGCGTGCGGCGCGGATCTGTTGCGCGCGGTGGCGACGGGTCTCGGCGTGAGCGAAGATTTTTTTGCGTCGCGCTACACGAAGCGCATGCAGCGCACGCAGATGGTCTACTATCCGCCGCAGCCGCCGCAATCGGATGAAGAGCAGTTCGGCGTCGCGCCGCATACCGACTACGGCTGCATCACGCTGTTGTGGCAGGATCGCGTGGGCGGCCTGCAGGTGCGCGAGATCGCGAACGATACGTGGATCGAGGCGCCGCCCATCGAGGGCAGCTTCGTCGTGAATGTCGGCGATCTGCTGGCGCGCTGGACGAACGATCGCTTCCGTTCGACGCTGCATCGCGTGATCAACGCATCGGGCCGGGAGCGCTATTCGATCGCGACGTTCTACGATCCGACGTACACGTCGACCGTCGATCCGCGCGATCTGGGCACGGCGGATGGCGACAGCAAGTACGAACCCGTCGCGGCGGGCGACTATATTCTGGGTCGCATCAACAGTTCTATGGGCTACCGGAAGAAGCTGGCGACAGCGCAAGGAACGACATAA
- a CDS encoding FAD-binding oxidoreductase: protein MTLNEGATLASTLAALREALGDDAVRVGDEIGERSMTDWTRHEPTRPAALLLPRTTEQVARALMICNDARQSVVPQGGMTGLAGGAIARASDIALSLDRLAGVEEIDSAAATITVRAGTTLQTAQEAAAQAGFELALDLGARGSCQIGGNLATNAGGNRVIQSGTARDQVLGLEVVLANGAVLSSLNKMVKNNTGYDLKHWFIGSEGTLGVITRAVLKLQPQRASRHTALVALNDYEQAVNLLRRLSTRFGNDIGAFEIMWPDFFDFGVKLTGARSPFNEAHPLYALIEHASFDADDDGSRFANVLNDALDETAIRDAVIAQSVADTRALWAIRECTAEFPVKLDPINFDVSLPIGEIGAFVDRCRVALDRTWPGNESYFFGHIGDSNLHVTVDGHSVPGVDHHDVYALVYEMLAPLRGSVSAEHGIGSLKREFLPVSRSPEELAVMKAIKHALDPNGILNPGKLF from the coding sequence ATGACATTGAACGAAGGCGCAACGCTTGCATCCACCTTGGCCGCGTTGCGCGAAGCATTGGGCGACGACGCCGTGCGTGTCGGCGATGAAATCGGCGAGCGTTCGATGACGGACTGGACGCGTCACGAACCGACACGTCCCGCTGCATTGCTGCTGCCGCGCACGACGGAACAGGTCGCACGCGCTCTGATGATCTGCAATGACGCGCGCCAGAGTGTGGTGCCGCAAGGCGGCATGACAGGGCTCGCAGGCGGCGCGATTGCGCGTGCATCCGATATCGCGTTGTCGCTGGATCGGCTTGCGGGCGTCGAGGAAATCGACAGCGCGGCGGCGACCATTACGGTGCGTGCAGGCACCACGCTGCAAACCGCGCAGGAAGCTGCGGCGCAAGCGGGCTTCGAACTCGCGCTCGATCTCGGCGCGCGCGGCTCGTGCCAGATCGGCGGCAATCTCGCGACGAACGCGGGCGGTAATCGTGTGATTCAATCGGGCACAGCGCGCGATCAGGTGCTCGGCCTCGAAGTCGTGCTCGCGAACGGCGCGGTGTTGAGTTCGCTGAACAAGATGGTGAAGAACAATACGGGCTATGACCTGAAGCACTGGTTCATTGGTTCGGAAGGCACGCTCGGCGTGATCACGCGCGCGGTGCTGAAATTGCAGCCGCAGCGTGCGTCGCGCCACACGGCGCTTGTTGCATTGAATGACTACGAGCAGGCGGTGAATCTGCTGCGTCGACTCTCGACGCGCTTCGGCAACGACATCGGCGCGTTCGAAATCATGTGGCCTGATTTCTTCGATTTCGGCGTGAAGCTGACGGGCGCGCGTTCGCCTTTCAACGAAGCGCATCCGTTGTACGCGCTGATCGAACACGCGAGCTTCGATGCCGATGACGACGGTTCGCGCTTCGCCAACGTGCTCAATGACGCACTCGACGAAACCGCGATCCGCGATGCCGTGATCGCACAATCCGTTGCCGATACGCGCGCGCTGTGGGCGATCCGCGAATGCACGGCGGAATTCCCCGTGAAGCTCGATCCGATCAACTTCGACGTGAGCTTGCCGATCGGCGAGATCGGCGCGTTCGTCGATCGTTGCCGCGTGGCGCTTGATCGCACATGGCCGGGCAACGAATCGTACTTCTTCGGCCATATCGGCGATTCGAATTTGCATGTGACCGTCGACGGACATTCCGTGCCCGGCGTCGATCATCACGACGTATATGCACTCGTCTATGAAATGCTCGCGCCGCTGCGCGGATCGGTATCGGCGGAGCATGGCATCGGGTCGCTCAAGCGCGAGTTTCTGCCCGTATCGCGCTCGCCGGAAGAACTCGCCGTGATGAAGGCGATCAAGCATGCGCTCGATCCGAACGGCATCCTGAATCCGGGGAAACTGTTCTAG